In Maniola hyperantus chromosome 20, iAphHyp1.2, whole genome shotgun sequence, the following are encoded in one genomic region:
- the Cdk5 gene encoding cyclin-dependent-like kinase 5, which translates to MQKYEKLEKIGEGTYGTVFKAKNKETHEIVALKRVRLDDDDEGVPSSALREICLLKELKHKNIVRLYDVLHSEKKLTLVFEHCDQDLKKYFDSLNGEIDLDVVKSFMYQLLRGLAFCHSHNVLHRDLKPQNLLINKNGELKLADFGLARAFGIPVKCYSAEVVTLWYRPPDVLFGAKLYTTSIDMWSAGCIFAELANSGRPLFPGSDVDDQLKRIFKLLGTPNEDTWPGVTQLPDYKPLPVYQPSLGLAQVVPRLPARGRDLLSRLLTCNPALRMPADDAMAHAYFHDLNPSVKNDRC; encoded by the exons ATGCAGAAATATGAAAAACTGGAAAAAATTGGAGAAGGAACTTATGGCACAGTTTTTAAagcaaaaaacaaagaaactcacGAAATTGTGGCACTTAAACGTGTAAGATTGGACGACGACGATGAAGGAGTCCCATCCTCGGCATTACGCGAAATATGTCTGCTCAAGGAATTAAAGCATAAAAATATCGTGCGGTTATATGACGTGCTGCATAGTGAGAAGAAGCTGACTTTAGTATTTGAACATTGTGACCAGGACTTGAAAAAATATTTCGATAGCCTTAACGGGGAGATAGATTTGGATGTGGTAAAGTCGTTTATGTACCAACTTCTGCGAGGTCTCGCGTTCTGTCACAGTCATAATGTGCTTCATCGCGATTTGAAACCTCAAAATTTGTTAATCAATAAAAATGGGGAGCTAAAGTTGGCTGACTTTGGTCTGGCTAGAGCATTCGGTATTCCCGTAAAGTGCTACTCGGCAGAGGTCGTCACTCTGTGGTACAGGCCTCCTGACGTGTTATTTGGAGCCAAACTGTATACAACAAGCATCGATATGTGGTCTGCTGGTTGTATCTTTGCTGAATTAGCAAATTCTGGAAGACCTTTGTTCCCTGGATCTGATGTTGATGATCAGCTTAAAAGGATTTTCAAATTACTTG GAACACCAAATGAAGATACTTGGCCTGGTGTAACACAGCTACCTGACTACAAACCCCTACCAGTATACCAACCAAGCTTAGGACTAGCTCAAGTAGTTCCACGGCTGCCAGCGCGAGGTCGGGACCTCCTTTCCCGTCTCCTTACATGCAACCCAGCTTTAAGAATGCCTGCAGATGATGCAATGGCCCATGCTTACTTTCACGACTTAAACCCGTCAGTCAAGAATGACAGATGTTAA
- the Psf3 gene encoding DNA replication complex GINS protein PSF3, with amino-acid sequence MANSNYLSISDILVTNEKVPCKFLHDLPKMGFLDPSAADDDLKAGTNVEIPLWLAEYLYIKRPPIVSVDLPKIYKETYREILNADACTVDMQKLGQHFYEFGCYIAKHDIKGEVATTLVNTFRQRFRMILSASVSTDSISSFQPLSASERDRTAAAVVTESALSGWLKRGECPLTTANMVANHRKRKRAEMEML; translated from the exons ATGGCTAATTCGAATTACTTATCAATATCGGATATTTTAGTAACTAATGAAAAAGTTCCTTGCAAATTCTTACACGATTTACCTAAAATGG GTTTCTTGGATCCTTCGGCTgctgatgatgatttaaaagcTGGTACCAACGTTGAAATACCTCTATGGCTAGCAGAATACCTGTATATTAAACGACCACCGATAGTGAGCGTGGATTtaccaaaaatatataaagaaacctacagagaaATACTAAATGCAGACGCTTGTACAGTTGACATGCAAAAGCTAGGCCAGCATTTTTACGAATTTGGGTGTTACATCGCTAAGCATGATATTAAAGGAGAAGTTGCAACAACATTGGTAAAT ACATTTAGACAAAGATTTCGAATGATCTTATCAGCAAGTGTATCCACAGACTCCATTAGCTCATTTCAACCCTTATCAGCAAGTGAAAGAGATCGGACAGCTGCAGCTGTTGTCACAGAGTCAGCGTTATCGGGCTGGCTCAAGAGAGGCGAATGTCCTCTAACAACAGCTAATATGGTTGCCAACCATCGAAAACGGAAAAGAGCTGAAATGGAAATGCTGTAA